One Drosophila subobscura isolate 14011-0131.10 chromosome U, UCBerk_Dsub_1.0, whole genome shotgun sequence DNA window includes the following coding sequences:
- the LOC117900623 gene encoding AF4/FMR2 family member lilli: protein MICKQDVLLWFEKLESYNRIETMYALLTACLPFELRFLGTLLEEQGRCDSETLRGMELRANNPQELAADMFTCQKGDPTDRKIRRKMALYLALIRACNRNCVSEIYRTLECWGECDFGCINDQDTLLELLLVYTMAAIHPVFSMDEQKKIFGILGKIKENKLVSENFPQAQMEQPPTPAHPHPPHPHAPSQHDLIMQQQQQQQQQQQQQQQQHVMHQIQAQQQAHQHQHQQQHPQMVQVVQTPQGNIPMIFPQHFQKLVPGTDGTHQISVDGVPHMMQSNITIPADTSAILGHQNTAWSLRHYAPPQHPQTAAPQQQQNLDHHVPPASSSPMLSQQSSPSSSRTTSPQRSNVPLQSQQMRNLSQRLAGHKHHAARRPSAETTPPPSSISGELQHESINEGGSSSSSGTSLPSLIRNGFQRPAHHHRVKANAYIPPHQQQQQQQQQQQQHFQNNAYMNSLMQNMSMNDDGSGSMTKSVATTGSESGSSNGSCGDISPPETPTPHPLPLHSTVGNPGMGMVTTVVHSGMGGGYQQKHHLTYKQQQQQMSLQQRLNGRNGMEKSYQQIYTTGTPSIVSDAQTMSSGNMQQQQQQQQQALLISPSSVSTPTTTVLLQQQPQQQQPPPPTAYNAASYPYHTRGPPPQQTIFQAHNAPPPPQSVRGGYRFPMAPVSHNGELIYPAFHTSLAFLPVPGTGGTPTAVTPPQLQNTAAVVSTNAVAVQAPAPQQQQLPTTPPYSALTVCPITGVGGGGAPKISCYNCGSQTHIGRDCQEASMEDVTRSASYKLDYSETQSIEANSIDDHSNKDMGSIQMNMNSSVTTPTASTVLSAASAAVTSIGK from the exons ATGATTTGTAAACAAGACGTCCTGCTGTGGTTTGAGAAACTCGAGAGCTACAATCGCATTGAAACGATGTACGCGCTGCTCACCGCCTGCCTGCCGTTCGAGCTACGCTTCCTGGGCACGTTGCTTGAGGAACAGGGCAGATGCGATTCGGAGACCCTACGCGGAATGGAGCTGCGGGCCAACAATCCTCAGGAGCTGGCCGCCGACATGTTCACCTGCCAGAAGGGCGATCCAACCGACAGGAAGATTCGCCGCAAAATGGCCCTCTACCTGGCCCTCATCCGTGCCTGCAACCGGAACTGTGTGAGCGAGATCTATCGCACGCTCGAGTGCTGGGGAGAGTGTGACTTTGGGTGCATCAATGACCAAGACACGCTTCTAGAGCTTTTGCTCGTCTACACAATGGCCGCCATTCACCCAGTCTTCTCCATGGACGAGCAGAAGAAGATCTTTGGGATACTGGGCAAGATCAAGGAGAACAAGCTTGTGTCGGAAAACTTTCCTCAAGCGCAAATGGAACAGCCACCGACACCggcccatccccatccaccGCACCCGCACGCGCCGTCCCAGCATGATTTAataatgcaacaacaacagcagcagcaacaacagcagcagcagcagcagcagcagcatgtgaTGCATCAAATACAGGCCCAGCAACAGGcacatcagcaccagcaccagcagcagcatccacagaTGGTCCAGGTAGTGCAGACGCCGCAGGGCAATATACCAATGATATTCCCCCAACATTTTCAAAAG CTTGTGCCTGGGACGGATGGAACACACCAGATAAGCGTCGATGGCGTGCCACACATGATGCAATCGAATATCACCATTCCAGCGGACACCAGTGCCATACTCGGCCACCAGAACACGGCGTGGTCGTTGCGTCACTACGCACCACCGCAACATCCACAGACTGCTgctccacagcagcagcagaacctgGATCATCATGTGCCTCCAGCCTCCAGTTCGCCGATGCTGAGCCAGCAGTCGTCTCCGTCAAGCAGCCGCACGACGAGTCCTCAGCGCTCCAACGTTCCACTGCAGTCGCAGCAGATGCGCAACCTGTCGCAACGTTTGGCCGGTCACAAGCATCATGCGGCGCGGCGTCCCTCAGCGGAAACCACGCCGCCGCCCTCTTCCATTAGCGGGGAGCTGCAGCACGAGAGCATCAACGAAGGCGGCAGCAGTAGTTCCAGTGGCACGAGTCTGCCCAGCCTGATACGCAACGGTTTCCAGCGGCCCGCACATCATCATCGAGTCAAGGCAAACGCCTACATACCgccccatcagcagcagcagcagcagcagcaacaacagcagcagcactttcaGAACAACGCTTACATGAACAGCCTGATGCAGAACATGAGCATGAATGACGATGGGAGTGGCTCCATGACCAAGAGTGTTGCCACCACTGGAAGCGAATCGGGCAGCTCGAATGGCTCTTGCGGGGACATATCCCCGCCTGAGACACCAACGCCGCATCCACTGCCATTACACAGCACAGTCGGTAATCCCGGCATGGGCATGGTCACGACTGTCGTGCACAGCGGCATGGGAGGAGGCTACCAGCAGAAGCACCATCTTACctacaagcagcagcagcagcaaatgagtctgcagcagcgactgaaCGGACGCAATGGGATGGAGAAGAGCTACCAGCAGATCTACACAACGGGAACACCAAGCATTGTGAGCGATGCCCAGACGATGAGCAGCGGgaacatgcagcagcaacagcagcagcagcagcaggcgttGCTTATCAGCCCGTCTTCGGTGAGCACTCCCACGACTACGGTcttgctgcagcaacagccacagcagcagcagcccccaccACCCACAGCCTACAATGCAGCCTCCTATCCATATCATACACGAGGACCCCCGCCGCAGCAGACGATATTCCAGGCGCATAatgcaccgccaccgccgcaaTCTGTTCGAGGCGGCTACCGGTTTCCCATGGCTCCCGTTTCCCACAACGGTGAGCTCATCTATCCGGCGTTCCACACGAGCCTTGCCTTCCTGCCGGTACCCGGCACTGGTGGCACGCCCACAGCCGTCACGCCGCCCCAATTGCAAAACACTGCCGCTGTGGTCAGCACAAATGCTGTGGCGGTCCAGGCGCCTGctccccagcagcaacaactgccgACCACGCCGCCCTACAGTGCGCTGACCGTTTGCCCCATCACAGGGGTGGGCGGTGGCGGAGCACCGAAGATATCCTGCTACAATTGCGGCTCCCAGACGCACATTGGACGCGACTGTCAGGAGGCGTCTATGGAGGATGTGACTCGCAGTGCCAGCTACAAGCTGGACTACTCAGAGACTCAGAGTATAGAAGCCAACTCCATAGATGATCACAGCAACAAGGATATGGGTAGCATtcaaatgaatatgaattcGTCGGTGACAACGCCGACGGCGTCCACGGTGCTGTCtgcggcgtcggcggcggtAACGAGCATCGGGAAATAG